The genomic window AGCTGATCTGCGAATTCATTCTGGCGATCACAATGCCGTTGGAAAACTGAAATCCCGGTTGGGCATTGGGTCCGGCGATAGCGTTGTACTGCCGACCCGCGCCACGCAGCAGCGGTTGCCGAATCCCGACTTCCATCTGCGTCTCCCAGACGCTCGGGAACAGGTTGGCCGAGCGATTATTGTTGTCGTAGTCGATACGCCGATCGAGCGACACCACTCCGCCGCCGGGCAACCGACGCGACAAGCCGCTCTGCATCGACAGCGTATCCTGCAACAGTTCCTGCGCTCCACCGCCCAACACCGCGTTGTTGAACACGCGATCGTTGTTGGCCGCTGTCAGCGAACTGTTCAGCACCGTGTCAAATTCGGCCAGGGCGGCTTGCGGTCCGTAGAACGGATCGGTTTGCTGCAGGGCGAAATCGTAGCGGGTCGTAACCGCTGAGGGCGAGTCCAACACGCGGCCGCCCAGATCACGTATCACGCGACTATCGCGGAGCGCCGTTTCGATGACTTGCTGCCGCGTCATGTCGACGAAGTCCGTCGGTTCAACGGCGGTGTTTCGCGGTCGCAACGACGGTGGCGGCGAAGCTGATTCGCCAGCCAGAAAACGCACCTGAGCGGCAGCGTTGTCCTTGGGAACCGGAGCATGCAACGGCACGGCATCCAGCGGTTGCCAGACCGAAGGAGCCGAAGGCGAATCGTGGGAAGCGCAGCCGCAGGCCAACATCATCAGGCCCGCCAGCCATCCGATGCCAGACGTACGCGTCGGCAGTGCCACGATTTCCATCCTTGGTTCCCATCCTTTTCGCCAAGCTCTCCGGCTTGGGGTACGTTAGGCTTTTCAGCCTGACATCCTGCACTGGCGGTCCGCCTGGAACGGCCGACGTACGTTGTGGTTCGGAATCTTACCACCGCTTCCGGCAACGATTTTTGCCGGTTACTCATCGCCCCTACCACCGTCGCAATCGCTACCAGCGGACCAGAATCGACCGCGACCCGACGCGTCCGCTCCCTAACTCGATAGCTCACGGCCCCGCCAAACTAACGTGGATACGGCTATCCGACATCTATAACTGTGTTTGCTGGTTTTTGGCGTTTTTTTGTGGCTTCCCCCGGTACCTCTTCGACGGATCTTCGCATGCAAGCGGCGGACGAAATCCAGCACGCCGCCGGTCCGCTTAGTCTTATCGCACGGATTGTCCGGCTGATCGACCAACCGGACTCCGCAGCCGAGCGTCTGCCGCACGCCTGCCAAGAGATCGCCGCAGCCACCGCCGCGACGCTGGTAGCGCTCCGCGAAACGCCCTCGCAAAGCCCCCATCTGGCGGGCACCGAAGCGACCGCGGGCGACGATTCGGATGGACTCGCCAAACTCGAATCCCTGTTTGCCAGCCTCACCGCACAACCCTCCGCGCGCTCCGTCGATTTCGCACCGCACGGCTCGCGACGAGTGCTCGGCTGCCGATCGGCGGACGGGCGATTGTCGCTGCTGGTCGTGCTCGACGCGCCACCGGCTCTGGCCAGCGAAGCCGCTTGGCTTCGCGGCTTGGAACTGGTGCTAAATCAACTTACCGCGGCGAATCGGTCCCTCGTGGAACCATCGTCACTGGCCACGTTCGACTTCAGCGACTTCCATCGCTCACTGGACATCCGGCAAGTTTGTTCGGCCATCGCCAACGACACTCGGCTGCTGCTGCAGGTGGACCGCGTGAGCGTTCTGCTGCGGCGCGGCAGACGCTTTAAAACGCTTGCCGTGAGCGGTGTTTCCAAGGTCCATCGACGTTCCAACCTGATCCGGACGTTGGAACAACTGGGCCGAGTGATCGCGGCCACCGGAGAAACCTTCTCTCACCCGAGCGACGATGAACTGCCTCCGCAAATCCAAGCCGCCTGGGACGACTATGTGGATCAGTCGCTGGTCGATCGACTGCGCATCGTGCCCCTGTTTGCACCCCGCGACGATTCCCAGCAGCAACCGAGCGATCAACCGGAAACGGACGACCGCGGCGTTCAGGCACATCGCCGCCCAACCCCGTTGTTGGGTCTGTTGGTGATCGAACAGTTGTTCGACGATCGCTCGGCGGATGACCACCGTTCGGCGCCAATCCGCGACCACCGTGCGGTGGTCCGTCACGCGGCCGTCGCCATCGAAAATGCGGAACGGCATCGCCGCATTTTTCTGCTGCCGCTGTGGAGCTTGTTGGGTTCGGCTGTGGACCGCAGTCGGCGGATCTGGACCGCGCTGGTGCTGCTGGTGCTGGCGAGCGTCGTGGCCGCACTAACATTCATTCAAGTGGATCATTACGTCGTCGCCACCGGCACGCTGCAACCGCAACAGCGGCAACACGTGTATGCACCGCACGACGGAGTGGTTCAAACCGTACATGTGCAGCACGGCCAACGGGTGGGCGTCGAGGCGCCGTTGGTGACCCTGCAAAGTGCCGAACTGGAACGTCAAACGGAACAGATCCTCGGCCAGATCCAAACCGTCGGCCGACGTCTGAGTGCCGTCCGTTCGACTCGCCGCTCCCGCACGCTTTCGGCCAACAACACCGACTCACCGTTCGATTCGTTGGCCGGCGAGGAACAGCAACTGCAAGCGGAATTGGCTAGCTTGGAAACCCAACACGCATTATTAAAACGACAGCTGCAACAGTTGCAGATTCGCAGCCCGCTGGCCGGGCAGATCGTCAGCTGGGACCTGCACCAACGCATCGGTTCGCGTCCGGTTTCGCGAGGACACGAACTGTTGACCATCGCGGATATCGATGGCCCCTGGGTCCTGGAAATGGAGTTGGCTGATCAGGATATCGGCACCGTGCGTCGTGCTCAGCAACACGGCCGCACGGAATTGCCACTGCAATACGCCTTGGCGACCGCCCCCGAACAGCTGTACCCGGCGTCACTGTCGCGGGTTGCCGAAGCATCGCACCGCAACGCAGACGGCCAGACCGTGGTCGAATTAGAAGCCGCCCTCGCCGGTGATGCCGCCCATGCGTTGCGGGTGGGCGCCAGGGTGCGAGCGAAAATCTATTGCGGCCGTCGTTCCGCCGGAGCGTCCTGGTTCAGCGACGTCGCACGGGCGTTTCGCAAACATGTGCTGTTTCATTTCCAGCGAACCAAACCATGAACGCGAGCTCACGTCCTGGCCGGTTGGTTGGTCGCCAACCATTGAACCTGAGGATGCGCAGCGACCTGGTGTCGCAAACCATCCACTCGTCCAGTGGCGACCGAGTGACAGTAAAAGATCCGGTCGCGCTGAAATAT from Roseimaritima ulvae includes these protein-coding regions:
- a CDS encoding HlyD family efflux transporter periplasmic adaptor subunit, whose translation is MQAADEIQHAAGPLSLIARIVRLIDQPDSAAERLPHACQEIAAATAATLVALRETPSQSPHLAGTEATAGDDSDGLAKLESLFASLTAQPSARSVDFAPHGSRRVLGCRSADGRLSLLVVLDAPPALASEAAWLRGLELVLNQLTAANRSLVEPSSLATFDFSDFHRSLDIRQVCSAIANDTRLLLQVDRVSVLLRRGRRFKTLAVSGVSKVHRRSNLIRTLEQLGRVIAATGETFSHPSDDELPPQIQAAWDDYVDQSLVDRLRIVPLFAPRDDSQQQPSDQPETDDRGVQAHRRPTPLLGLLVIEQLFDDRSADDHRSAPIRDHRAVVRHAAVAIENAERHRRIFLLPLWSLLGSAVDRSRRIWTALVLLVLASVVAALTFIQVDHYVVATGTLQPQQRQHVYAPHDGVVQTVHVQHGQRVGVEAPLVTLQSAELERQTEQILGQIQTVGRRLSAVRSTRRSRTLSANNTDSPFDSLAGEEQQLQAELASLETQHALLKRQLQQLQIRSPLAGQIVSWDLHQRIGSRPVSRGHELLTIADIDGPWVLEMELADQDIGTVRRAQQHGRTELPLQYALATAPEQLYPASLSRVAEASHRNADGQTVVELEAALAGDAAHALRVGARVRAKIYCGRRSAGASWFSDVARAFRKHVLFHFQRTKP